The nucleotide window TGAAGCCTTTGATGACTGGTTCGTCCGCGACCATGCCGCTGCCTTGCACATAAGCGGTGGGCTGGCCGAGTTTCGGAAACACTGTTTGATCGTCACCGAATACCAGTAAATGACCTTTGGAGGTGTGCTGGAAGTGGTAGTGAATGCCTTCTTCTTCACACAGGCGCTGGACGAAGTGCAGGTCGGTTTCGTCGTATTGCACGCAGTAGTCGCGGTCCGGGCACGGCTGGCTCAACTGGAATTTGTAGGCGTTGCCTTTGATGCCGTGTTCTTCGAGGATCAGCGCGATGATTTTCGGCGCCGACATCTGCTGGTAGATGCGCTGGTTGGTGCGGTGATGCAGGTATTGCAGGTGCGGCACCAGGGAGATTTTGTAGCGGGTCAGGCGCTTGCCGGCATCGCCTTGGGCGACGCGGTAGATTTGGCCGTGGATGCCAGACCCCTTCGGGTCGAATGCGAGGAACGCCTGTTTGTGCAGGAGCTTTTCCAGGTCCAGATCCGGGTTTTCGCTGACCAGTTCCAGGTCGAAGCGATACGGCTGGCTGATGCCTTCGGTGCCGGCGAACGACAGCACTTGAAGGTCGCCGGCATAGTCTTCGACTGTGAGGCTGAAGTGCGTTTCGTTAGCTGAGTTGAACATTGCTTGCTCCCTGTTCGGTAGTCATCCGTTACGCCCGCAGTCGAAGGCGTTGCAGCAAAGACGAAGTGGCACCCATGGCGTCACGCAATTGGGCGGCGGTGATGGTGCGCTTGGCCGCATCGAAAGCCAGCGCTGTTCGCAGGGCCGGCCAGCAGTGTTTGGGTAGGTTTCGAGGTGCATGCAGCTCGCGGTCGAGGTGGCCGTCGCGGGCCTCGATCGAGGACAAACGGCGGAACGGGTGTTTGCCGCCCGCCAGTTCGTAGAGCACGCAGGCCACGCCGTACACGTCCGCGCTGGCCGAGAGTGGCTGGCCTTCAAGCAGTTCGGGGGCGGCGTAGCCGGGGGTCCAGGCGTTGAAGCGGTTGCGACTCAGGTGCGGCAGGCCGGGCAGGATGCCCTCTTCCGCCTGGCCGAGGCCGAAGTCGAACAGGCGCACGCCTTCTTCGCTGAGCATCACGTTGCTCGGTTTCAGGTCGCCGTGCAGTACGCCGCGCGCGTGGGCGTAGGCCAGTGCGTCGAGCAGCGGCAGCGCGATGTCGCGCAGCTCCTTCCACGGCAGGCCCAGGGGCCGCTCGCAGAGTAGTTTGTCCAGGGTCAGCCCACGCATCAGTTCCATGGTGATGAAGGCCCGCTGGCAGTGGGTGTCCACTTCGAAGGTGTGAAAACGCAGCACGTTGTCGTGGCGCAGTCGTCGGGTCAGGGCGAACTCGCTGTAGAGCAAGGCACTGGCGTCCGGCGATTCGGCAAATTCTTCGCTGAGGATTTTCAGCGCGATGTAAGGGTCAGGATCGCCGAACTGTTCGCTCAGCAAGTCCCGTGCACGGTAAACCGCGCCCATGCCACCGGCACCCAACAGGCGTTCGATGCGGTAACGCCCCGCCAGCACGTCAGGCAGTTCAGCGACGCTGGCCCGGGTCGGCGCCAGCGCAGGCTCGGCCTTGTGCGGCTTTCCGTTTAGAGGCTTGGCAAAGGCGAAGTAAGTCAGGTTATTGGCTTCTTCCTCGGTCACCAGCAGGTCGTCGATCGGTGGCATGAGTTCAGTCATTGGCGGATCACCACAGCAGTCAGGTTGTCCCGGGCCGAGCCACGCAGAGCGCCGTCGAACAGGCGCTCCAGTGCAACGTGCGGCGCGGTCAGGCTCAGGGCGTTGCCCAGGGCATCGCTAGTCAGCCCTTGATACAAACCGTCGCTGCACAACAGAAACGCATCGCCGGGATAGACTTCGAGTTCGAGCACGTCCAGGGTCAGTTGCTCGGCAGCGCCGACCGCACGGGTCAGGGCGTGGGCGGCAGGATGAGCCTTGGCTTGCTCGACGCTCATGTTCTGCTCGTCGATCAGTTGTTGTTGCAGCGAATGGTCCTTGGACAGCTGATACAAACGCTGGCCGCGCCACAGGTAGCAGCGGCTGTCGCCGGCCCAGATGCAGGCCGCGCGATTGCCTTCCACCAGCAGCGCCACCACGGTGCTGCCCATGATGCTGTCGTGGCGCCCGGCGGTGACGGTCAACTCCTGACCCAAGCGGCGGTTGAGCCAGTGCAAGCACTGGCGAATGCCTTTGAGTCGTTCGTCGAAGTCGTCCTGCACCGGCAATTCCGCCAGGCTGGCGACGATCAACTGGCTGGCGATGTCGCCACCCTGATGACCGCCCATGCCGTCCGCGACCACCCACAGCCCCTGCTGTGGACAGTCGAGGAAAGCATCTTCGTTGCGCGCCCGAACCTTGCCCGGATCGGTACGCGCAGCGCTGCGCCAGGGACTGGCAACCGGCATCAGAGCTGCACCGGCATACGGAAGGTGCGCAGTACGCCCATGTCGAACGGGTTCGGCGTGCGCTGGCTCGACAGCAAGTAGTTGGCGCGCAGGCCACCCACGTCAGCTTTCAGCACCAGCACGTCGCGACCGGTCAGGTACTCGGTCTGCATCAGGTCGAACAGACGGAACAGCGACCATGGGCCGGTGTTCTTCTCGATGCCGATCGGGCGGCCAGCCATTTTGTCGAGGACCAGGCTGGTGCGACCGTCTTCAGCGTCGGTCGGCCATTTGAACGACACCGGCACGATCGGGCCGTGGCGGTATTCGATGGTCTTGTCGCCAAACTTGAACTCGGAACGGCTGACGGCCGGGTCGAGGGTGTACGGCTCCAGTTTGAACTGCACTTGCGGCTCGGCCGGGTTGATGGCGAAGAAGCTCTGGCGAATCACTTGTGCCGCCGCCATCTGGTCGAGGTAGACCTTGGAGATCGGCATGCTGTGACCGTCGATGCTGCGCAGGCGATAGTTGCCTGGGTCGCCACTCACGAATGGACGCATGTAGGTATCAAAGAACCGATCGGCGATGCCCTGGGCCTTGAAGAACTCGCGGAAGTCGCTGATCGCGACGTCGCTGGTGCTGTGGGCGCTGAACGGGTAACGCTTGT belongs to Pseudomonas sp. B21-015 and includes:
- a CDS encoding serine/threonine-protein kinase; translation: MTELMPPIDDLLVTEEEANNLTYFAFAKPLNGKPHKAEPALAPTRASVAELPDVLAGRYRIERLLGAGGMGAVYRARDLLSEQFGDPDPYIALKILSEEFAESPDASALLYSEFALTRRLRHDNVLRFHTFEVDTHCQRAFITMELMRGLTLDKLLCERPLGLPWKELRDIALPLLDALAYAHARGVLHGDLKPSNVMLSEEGVRLFDFGLGQAEEGILPGLPHLSRNRFNAWTPGYAAPELLEGQPLSASADVYGVACVLYELAGGKHPFRRLSSIEARDGHLDRELHAPRNLPKHCWPALRTALAFDAAKRTITAAQLRDAMGATSSLLQRLRLRA
- a CDS encoding PP2C family serine/threonine-protein phosphatase, whose amino-acid sequence is MPVASPWRSAARTDPGKVRARNEDAFLDCPQQGLWVVADGMGGHQGGDIASQLIVASLAELPVQDDFDERLKGIRQCLHWLNRRLGQELTVTAGRHDSIMGSTVVALLVEGNRAACIWAGDSRCYLWRGQRLYQLSKDHSLQQQLIDEQNMSVEQAKAHPAAHALTRAVGAAEQLTLDVLELEVYPGDAFLLCSDGLYQGLTSDALGNALSLTAPHVALERLFDGALRGSARDNLTAVVIRQ